From Perca flavescens isolate YP-PL-M2 chromosome 19, PFLA_1.0, whole genome shotgun sequence:
TTTAAAATAGCAACTGATTTATTACACCTGCTGCCTTCTTctcacacagaacaacaagccTCCGAATCCTCCCGCCTACATCTTCATGATTGACGTGTCCTATAACAACATTAAAAGTGGACTGGTCAAACTGATATGTGATGAGCTGAAGAATCTACTCGAGAATCTGCCcaggtacatacacacacacacacacacacacacacacacacacacacacacacacacacacacacacacacacacacacacacacacacacacacacacacacacacacacacacacacacacacacacacacacacacacacacacacagtacaggtaGGAATGAAATATGTATCATCTGCTACATTAGGTGCTATGCATCTTCTATACCGACTTGTAGAGCCCTGTGCAAGAGACTACCGTCCACTAATACAGTTCACATCCAACATATGCCTTGCCGAAAAAGGACTTCCCTCAAGTCTTAAACACCAAGCCAACTATTTGTTCTCATCAGCTGAAAATTCTTGCATAAAGTTTTACAGATGGTGGGTATTGGTTAGGGAGAGCTGctaaaaatggaaaacattataGTGCAGGCTCTCATCTCTGAATGGAATCCAAAACAAAAAGCTTTGTCATACAGAAGACACTGGTTTTGTGGTAAGCATTACCCCGGAAGTACGTTTTTGATTTATCGCGGAGGAGAGGATGATGTACTTCACCTGGTTACTCCTAAAATACACTTTTGTCTTCGCTCCACTTCATTAGTGCCAGCAGCAATATATCCACATTTGTCTGCTGCCATGACATCACCCTTAAAACACTTAAGTGTACTCCAGATAAGACTCTTCAGCTGTGTTTGAagctttacttttgtttttacaggcCCTAAATCAAAGCATTAGGACAACCTGCATTTTTATATAGTTCATGTAATTGTGCAGTATTTGCCAAATGCAATTTAATTCACTCTAGATAAAGCTAGAGCCCAGTTTAAGTAAGTGCAGATGTAGacatggactttttttttttaatcatcactGTCTGGTATAAGGAAGACCAAAATAAACTGGTCAACACAGCGCCTGTGACTAATGCTCATAGAAAAGCTGTGGGCTCGTAGTTGACCAGTGGCATATATACTTAAAGGGTTTTGCAATTGTTTTAAGCCATATTACATGTTCCTTAGTGTGTCTGCATGATTTAAGAAGAGAGACCTACAAACTGCAGATGGTAGTGACAGTAAAGAATGCTTTTAAATTACTATGATGGTGAAAGGTTTTGATGTATGGTTTTGGTTCAAGATAGCTACCACACCCCAATTCAGAGTGTTCTGGTTAATGTCTGGGGTTTTCATGTCTTTATTCCTTTTAGTGGCACTTATCTTACAGTCAAAAGACATTTTTTGGtaacactattttttttataggtCAGTAACTTCTTAATAATTTCCTGCAAAGTTTCCAGGGAAGGACTCTGTAATTTGGTACTAATTAAAGGGAAAACAGACAGTGCTCAATTGTTACACTTTCACAATTAATTAATTCAGATTTTTATCTTAACATAGATAGTCTTTTAGTCAGTGCACAGTCAGCTAAATCTGCAAAACCCTGCAATTTGGTAACTATACAATTCAATTTGATGAATAATAAATAGTAATATTTACTTTGGGTTTATATGAAGCAGTTCAAGGAAATTTATATTTACCTTTTTAAGTAGTGCCAATATGTATCATAGTTCTTTCCAGAAAACCTCCTCAGAAACTATAATGAAAATACAGACATGTAAAACAAAGTGTTACCCTCTTTTCTGAAAGTGTGAATCTAGGAGCAATTTGATTGTAATactgagaaaaagagaaaaaaatgaaatagcagGCATGACTCACAAGTAAATGGGTTTGGTTGTTTTCTTCACCAAACAACATTTACTCGGTTTTTGTAATTTCCTTCCCCTCTCTTTGGATCACCACTTGagacattaaacattaataaacatgtCCATATTGGATGTTATTCCACTCCTGGATGCATGTTTATACTTGTCAGTTTCACATGGTTGGGAAATGGCCATTTTATATGGTGAAATAGTGCTTGAGAGATTCAGCCATCCCAAAGATAAACCAGTTTCCTTTGCATTATAAAAGTGCTGACTTCATTATGTTATTTAGGTAACAGCATGTTTGCTTTAGTAGTTTATAGAACAGGGACCTTATGGCAGTAGAAATATACAAAAGGTACTGAAAGCAGTTAGGATCTCAACAATGACTGCATGATGAAAGCAGGTTCTTGTTAACATGGCAGCTGTCACATTTATACACTGCTCACAGGCAGCCATTGTAAAATAACATTTCAACTGACTTACTTGAAACATGCTGGAATTCACTGAGGCttgttcactctctctctcaccagtGAGGAAGGTATGGAGAGCTCTGCCATTAAGGTGGGCTTTGTCACCTACAACAAGGTCCTCCACTTCTACAACGTGAAGAGCGCTTTGGCCCAGCCTCAGATGATGGTGGTTTCAGACACAGCGGAGATGTTTGTCCCGCTGCTTGATGGCTTCCTCGTCAACTATCAGGACTCGAGGGCAGTTATCTACAAGTAAGACACAACTTTTTCAGTGATTTGTGGATTAACTGTTTATCTTCGTTGCCCCATGCtgaagggggggagagagagagagagaatcagacATATTTATCTCAGGAATTATCtggtgtttaatccagctaaataaaaaaattgcacTAGATGGGAAACTGTTTAGTTTGGAATAAGGATTGACATggcttcaattttttttaaagaaaaaaacattcatgagaaaaacaaaataggGAAATAATGAGTGTTTTACTTGGATACATTTCAACTAGACGTTGACATGTGAAGGCATTTAACAAGGCAATGAGAACAATGTGACATGACAATTAAGCCATGATcctgtccctctcctctccagcCTCCTGGACCAAATCCCTGATATGTTTGCAGACACCAACGAGAGTGAAACAGTCTTTGTTCCTGTCATCCAGGCCGGCGTGGAGGCATTCAAGGTTAGTCACAGTGTGACAACTGTCAACATGAAGTGGGAGACTAGAGGCCTAATGCAACGTCCCTAAATCATGCACGGCTGCTATAGGCTTTTGTCTTTAAGAAGTGAAAGATCAAACGCCATTAGCACAGTTGGAGACGTCCTATTTGACAAGTTACATTTGCTTAGCACCAGTGTTCGTCATTCTAACACACCggcctcttttatatatatttttatcacGATACTGATggattccagtaacatgtagtgcaacaacaacacataacTGTGTGTTTTTCTAAAAAGGTTAATCACTTTAAATGTAAACTTACAAGGATTGTTCAATTTGTCTAAACATTTCAGACGTACTGCTCACTCCAACTTAGGCGTTGACCTCTGAACTCAACCTATCAActaagtttctttttttctcttcctgatATGTTTGTGTTTACTTTCAAGTCCAACAACCTTTCCCTGTATTATGAGGTCAGTGTTTTGGCGCACAGTAAAGGGAAAATTCACACACAGCTTTTAATTGGAAGCAGTTGTGGCATTACATAACAACAAATAGACTGTGACTCATTTATTTGTccatgttcatattttgggttTTGCTTACATCTTTATCTTTTCGTTATCAGTTGATTTTGCAACACAGGGGAGTATTTTGTACataaagtttattattattaggagAATACGATCCTCTGCAGAAGTGGAATTTTGCACTTCATGACCTTTCATTGTTAAGCCATAAACAACAAGTCAGCAAGGAACATACTGCACACTTTGTGTGATCTTCTTTTTGagatgttttttctctctcacctcCAGGCAGCAGAATGTAGCGGAAAGCTCTTCATCTTCCACTCTTCCATGCCCTCGGCTGAGGCTCCTGGCAAACTGAAGAACAGAGATGACAAAAAGCTGGTCAACACTGAAAAGGAGAAAGTGAGTATCTTGAACGTATATCGTACAGCATATTCTGAACTCCAAATACAGACTGCTGGCAGTTGTAGACTAAGTAAAAGCACAGTGCCACTAagcatagcatagcatagcaCTCATCTGCATGATTGGAGTCAGTTGGATGCTACCTTTGAGCTTAATTTGAAATTAGAAACTACTATTGGGAACTGCTGACTCCAAATTCAAATCTCTGTGTTTTCCTTAGACTCTGTTCCAGCCTCAGAAAGGAGTGTATGAGCAGCTGTCTAAGGACTGTGTGGCACAGGGCTGCTGTGTGGATCTCTTCCTCTTTCCCAGCCAGTACATGGACATAGCAACCATGGCTGATGTGCCCTCGCACACCGGAGGCTCTGTCTACAAGTACAACAACTTCCAGGTACAACATTGTGCATACCGGTTTACAGTATGTTCAGgcaactgaaaacacacacaaagatactgCAAGCATCACACCTAAAGGATATGGATAGTGTTGCAAAACCActcagtttttatttcttgcCATTACACTAGGAAGTCACAGAAGGCGAAGACATTTGAAGCCATATAAAAGCTGGTTGTATCCACATAATAACTTTGGCGCAGTACCCGCAGTCTATTACAGACCTGTCCCATAGGAATGGTGCAACAAGTGTGGGAAATTATTCCAAACTGTACAAACAAACCACACACAAAGGCAGTACAATGCAGTTTAACACACATGGACAAAATCTATAATAAACAAGTTTCATATAACATCACAATGTAGGTGTAACACACAACAGTAAAGCATTTTGTTTtacttattaaaaaataatctaatttaGTGTGGTACAAACTTATTACTAAATTCTATTTATTGTTAACTTTGGCCCAAACGGACATATCAGGAAATCGTGGTATCAGACAAAATGACTTGTGTTAATGTACAATGGTGAGCCACAGACTGTCCTTGGCGTGGGACCAAATTGTGACAATACTGCCATCTGCTGGTTAAAGCTTATGCACATACAATATTTTCTGCCGACTCAAATGCACTCGGATGTCATCAGGTGGAGACTGATGGGGAGCATTTCCTGAGAGACCTGAGAAAAGACGTGCAGAAGAGCATCGGATTTGATGCCATCATGCGTGTTCGTACAAGCACAGGTAAGGAAAGCTTTTGCATTTGGTATGTACAGATGTATCACAAGGAGTTACCTCCCAGTAATTTACActtctgtgtatgtctgtcctCAGGTTTCAGAGCCACAGAGTTCTTTGGTGCCATCCATATGAACAACACCACAGATGTAGAGATGGCAGCTGTGGATTGTGACAAGGCTATAACCGTAGAGTTCAAGCACGACGACGCGCTCAGTGAGGAGACCGGGGCACTCATGCAGGTATGTGCCtttttaaccctcgtgttgactaagggtcaaattgacccgttttcaatttttgtcttatatcagaaaatatgggacgtagaaataagcgctgaaaatgtaaagaacattttttttacaatttaaaacgttggaaaaagcaaaaacaaactgaaaaaaaggcgCCAAAAACGtcttttttcaaggttgacaggaagaccgcacaagggttaaaatgtGCCTtgtttaaggaaaaaaaaatccatgtaTGCTGTTTTGTCAGGAGTTAAACCCCTAACATATGTTTGGATTCTGTTTCCCAGTGTGCCTTGCTGTACACCACCATCAACGGACAGCGACGTCTCCGCATCCACAACCTCAGTCTGAACTGCAGCTTGCAGTTGTCGGAGCTGTTCAAGAGCTGTGAGACCGACTCACTCGTCAACTTTTTCTCCAAATCAGGTAACTGTCCAAGATCTCCCCCACACTTACGGCTTCATTTTATCTTCAATTTAAAGTTTTCGCTTCTAGCCAAATGCAAAACCAAAAATGTAGTTTTCCTTCCATGATCTATGAGCAGTCCATTATTGCACGAGGGAGTCATTCCATCCTGTCCGCTTTCTTTATTTGGGGGTTTACTGTAGTGCAGCCGTACCCTGCTGATGTACTGCAGCATCATCCTGACCTTTGTTGGATTTACCCCATGCATCACTTGAGAATGTACTAATACTCACAGACTTATGAGTAAAAGAACAATGATTGTGGAAACGAGGACCACATGTTTCACATAAAGTACAGATGAAACTGAGCCTTTCTGTAATCTTCACATAGTGAGCCTTAAGTACAGCTGTATTACTGACCTTCCGTTGCCTTCTTCATTGGTCCGGCTACTCTTCAGCTCCCTTGTGCGCTCTCTCTTCCCCACCTGCCTGATTTTTGTCATCATTCATCCTTTGTGTTTCACTCCCCTACTTATCCTTTGCTGAAagctcctcctcccctctcctgtTTTTCTGACTAACCTTTTCTCATGCCCACTCAGCTTGCCGTGCCATATTGAACCAGCCTCTAAAGAATGTGAGGGAGATCCTGGTCAACCAGACGGCCCACATGCTGGCATGCTACAGGAAGAACTGTGCCAGCCCCTCTGCTGCCAGCCAGGTCAGTGTAGGACAGCGCCTGGAATCAAATGTGTCGTGTTTAGGCCTTGATTTTAAGATACAAAGAACTCCTAGATGTACATAGCATATGTAATACAATATATTGTGTGACTGTAACTAAAGATTCGATCGTACATCCATCTCTCAGAAATGATTTTATGCCTGTGTCCATGTGTACTGTAGCTGATCCTGCCAGATGCCATGAAGGTGTTCCCGGTCTACATTAACAGCCTCATGAAAACTGCTCCCTTGGTCGGCAGCACCGAGCTCTCAACAGATGACAGAGCCCATCAAAGGCTGGCCATCATGGGCATGGGGGTGGAGGACACACAGCTGCTGCTCTACCCACGTCTCACCCCGCTGGTATGGGACAAATATTTTGTACACTTTGCATATAGAAGGGAATGTGTGTATTTATCTGATTTCAGACAATGTTGTAATCTTAATaagtgtgttattttttttctcagcacAACATGGACGTCAGCAGCGAGGCTCTGCCGGCTCCAGTGCGCTGCTCGGAGGAGCGTCTGTCAGACTCTGGCATGTTCCTGCTGGAGAACGGCCACTCCATGTTCCTGTGGCTGGGCCAGGCGAGCCCTCCAGACCTCATCCAGAACATCTTTAACCTGCCCTCCCTCGCCCACCTGCAAGGAAACATGGTCAGAATTCATTTAATATCACTTCCACCTCAACATATTTATAaaccaaatcaaatgtttttagaGATATTAGATGAGACATTTGCTCACCTCTTCGGTGTCTTGATTTTATTCAATATCAATCATTTGATACATCCAACTCGTAGATTAACTCGACAAGTTTAACCTATAAAGTGAGCTAAACTGAGTCAACAATACTGTAATTAAAAACGTACACAAAGTTCAAAGatggacattttatttttttacgcaGAGCTCCGACAACATGTGGTACTGGTACTAAGGGGAAGGAAGCAGAGCAAACATTAAAAGTATTCGTGTTAATGAGCTGTTTGTTTCCCATCCTCAAATCAATAGTTGACTTATTAAACCTTATTTTAGACTTAACCAACCttctaattgttttttttttcagtgtgcgCTGCCAGAACTGGACAACCCATTATCAATCAAGGTCCGATCCATCATCAGTGGCCTGATTGAAAAAAGGGCGAACTCTATGAAGGTAAGATACCCAGAGCAGCAACGTGCTCCCCAAAatctttgtttgaaaaaaataaagcatgcattttcttaaaaaaacaactaattaaTACTAGAGAAAACATTTTGGTTGAAGTAAAGGCTGTTTAATGCTTCTGTgtcgaatcgacggcgtacccccgcagacccctctgtgtCTATGCCGGACCCTaagccgtagcctgacgtgcacctctcgaaaaatggaACTACACGTAGCGGCgacgcacgtcgctcggccgtggcttggtagcgttgcatttccccccgaTTCATTTCTTGGTTCttcttctccgtaaacaacatgaaatcaaggggAGAGTGAACTGTTCctaccgtggtcagaaaacacaggggagacactttgtttctctcactgtgactctagagtctgaactcgctccgaagctaatcgctgtcactctcccacttctccctcgctctaccacacacacgccggcttgatgcacacaccagcgcacaagtataaacatcaggccacttatgtaggctacagcgaaagctctgcgtggagcctccacacAACCATTAAACAGCCTTAACACAGGGTAGAACAAATTGAAGCTAACTGCCAGTGCAGCTTTTAATTAACTCTGCCTCCCTCTAGTGGATTTAGTATGTAAATACTTTCCCCCACAACTGCTTCAACAAcctcatttaatattttttgttgtcattttgctatttaaacaaggCACTAACATGTTGTATGTAAAAGCTGAACAACCCTTAGTCACATGTCATTAATGTAGCTGTGGCAAGTTGAGTACATTTTGAAGTACAAAGGCCAATGTGCACGTAAAAGACAGCTGGTATGTGTAAAACGTCTAGTTACCTGCATTTGAACTGCAAACAGATCATGCTTTGCTTTGCTTACTCCCCCCCCATCCTTCTCAGCTTCAAATCGTGAGGCAGAAGGACAAACCAGAGATGTTGTTCCGTCAGTTCCTGGTGGAGGATAAAGGCCTGCACGGCGGAGCTTCCTACATGGACTTCCTTTGCTACGTTCATCGAGAGATCAGGCAGCTGCTCActtaaccccccacccccccccgaACGCTCAGCCTCAGTGTTCCCTTTCCTGACTGGCCTGGGAGAAGCGCGCCATCTAACGGACCATGCACAAACCTTACAGGGTCAGTCTCAAATCTTAAGGACGGTACACAGAAAGAAactttttaagtgttttataaaaacagaaaaaaggaaacAGGGAGAGCCTTTTGAAATTTATTCTTGAGAGTCAAAAGCTGCCTTTCCAACAAGGCTTTTGTCACACGTTAGTGTACGCACAGTATGATCTTCAAATAACCACCTGTCCCTTGAGGAACTTCCAAGCATTTTCTGCACAGATACTTTGTGTGATGGACTGTGGAGACTGGAATGACATCAGTGTCTAAGGCTGAAATGCATAATGGTAGAACGCCCATGAGCATAAGCAATACACCATGTATCTCCACAGTGCAGTCAACTgagttttgcattttattttggagATTTACAGGATCAAGACAAGGGGTTATTTGGGGTCAATACTGTAATGTTCACTTTAGAATTCAGTAAAGTTAGCCAGTCTTTGTTATACACGACCTTCTCCCATACAAAGAGTCTCAGTAACCCattttaaaatcttaatttctttAACAATTAAtgcacaaatacattttacaatatttaaatGACTTATAAAAGGGTTCAACATTTGTACACACTTTTGCTGTCCTGTGGAAAATGTCCTAAAACAAACCTACACGCAAGTAGTGTATCCACAGTACCAGGTTTTTCATAATTTAGCAGAAACAATGCCGCTGTTGCCAGGACTGAAAATGATTCCTGTCATTACACCGTGAGTGATTCAAAACATTCGattcaccaacaacaacaaaaatgtcaaattctTTGACCATTTATAGCAGAGACTTGATCTTCACAGCGTGCAGTGATGAAAAAAACGTTTTGTTTTGGTGTTCTGAGATTACAATGAAGTGAAAACAGCTGTTGCTCTACATGGAGAAGGACACACTCCTGTGTCCTGATGACAAATGACACACTTTTCCTACACTGCACAAGTCAGAATTGGAACTAAAAAAGGGATGATTAAGGGAATGGATAGCCATTGATTTCAATCAATCTaacaagaaaaataataatgatctgTTCTTTTTATTGGGATTCATTTTGAGAAACCCGTTCAGCCACCTCCAACAATGCCATATTATAATGGAACTAAAAGGTGCCAACTGACGAATCTGACATGTGCAGGACAATAAAATCATCAGTAACTATTGGATCAAAGTTTTTGTAAGCAGACTTTTTAGTGTTAAAGAAGCCAAATTCAGTAAAATCTTGTTACACTAACTATATTCTGCAAAATTTTCTGTAATGATGATATGTAACATTTCAGTCTTGAGTACAGCAATAGCATCATACTGTATTGCATTGCTTGTCTTTATAGAGGTAATGGCCTCTGTGTAATTCATGTATGCATTTGATAAATATTGTACGATTTTGTCTATGTGTGGCCTACAAAGTCTTTTTGTACATGAAATACACAACCTATGTTTTCAAACTATGACCATTTGCCTTAAATTCATATGATAGTTTTAGAAACATATGATAAAGTATATGTCCTAGAGGTCTATTTCAATCTTTTTGGTTTGTATGCAAACTTATCTCAGGTAATTTGAGTACCTTAATATTTAAAGAAGTGATTTAAATTGAACTGGACAGATGGACGTTTGTTTTTTGAGTTGACTTATGGACATTCACGGGCGTTGTGCCATGTATATTTTATTCCAAACCCTTAACAAATTTTGTTTGAATAAAATTCTTGACATAACTATTGTTTCTCTATTGTTTTAGCCTTTGTACAGTACAGAAAATTCAAAGAATGTATCTATAAGTGTGAATATACTGGTATTTGTCTAAATATTCAACACAGAAAAACCTCATACATAAATGTTttcaaagaaaaagtaaaaaaaaaaagtaaaatgtaactGACATACTTCCTTACAGTACTATACCTAAGGTAACCTTAATCAAAATGTGCACATTCAGTCTGCTGATCGGTGGTCATCTTCGTCATTAAATCTACTGTACAGTGTCCAAGATTCAATTTTGGATAGTTTACAATtacaaaaattattaaaattcaAGTACAAGGACACAGTCCAAAATGAACACTAAAAGTAATATACACACATCAAACAAGATTCATTTTGTTTCTTATTTCATGATATTTAATCCAGTTGGCAAATAGTATTTTTGTCCTAGTGTGTGTTATCCTCTTGCCACCATGAGGGGGAGTCAGATGATTGTTCTTCAGTCAGCGATTATTCAGAATAATACACTTTTTGATCCACAATGTGATCTGCTAATCTGGTTTATAAAGCATGCACCATGAGATCTTACAATACATGTCATGTAAGACTTGCAAAGCTAGAACGTTAATTGTTCTGAATTTAAGGGCAAGTTTCCAAAATTACAGCCAgagtaaaatgttttaatatatatattttattttacagttttcggcggtgatccagaatgaaaatctgcagaatcTAGGAAACTCTTTTTCTGCTTAtgagtttaatttatttatttttttaaatctgcaaaATAATCTGCGGAATTCTGCGTCTGTAGATTCCGTGTGGCCCTGTATGCAAGCGATCCAATAATGTGGATTTTAGAATGTACTATTAATGTGTACAGACCACAGCAGTACTATAAAACATTTCCCTCTCTGATGTTTACCAAATACAAAATCTGAAGAATTGTATGTGGCACTATTATAGCACACTGATGTGATTTAAAAGATTTGAATTGTGTTACTTAAGTGTATTAAGTAATTTAACACACATTTGAAAGTTTAAGGtgtatagtttatttttttcacttttgtcagAGATAGCTGACTTTGGATATTATTTACAGAAGAAATGTAGAAATGCTATATTATTTTCAGAAAGAACATCCACTGGGATATATTGTAGATCTATTCAGAAGTGGGTAATGTTGCAAAAGCAGTTACTTTTCATAATTATATTTCTGAGAATAAAAACGGAGTTGCCAACCAAACAAACGTATCACATTTTTACAAACCGtaaggcacacaaacacaaatcacaggaagaaaatggcatttttttgaTGGAGATATACACATTATCTCCAATAACAtgagtaaaaagaaaacaattgaGAAAAATTTGCTATTTTCTTTACTAAACTAATAGATGGCCAACATGCCTCACTGAggataatgttttatgtttgtgaCTATACAGTGAAGGAAAATACTGTGTGAACACTTTGAATGAAAAACAACATGATAAACTGTCAACGAATTCCCCAAACATCAACCAATTCTTAAGTGTATATCAGAATTGGGGTTTCCTGGTTTGATGGCTACTTCTTGTATCCAATATCCAAGTCATtgtgaaaaagaagaagaaaaagtcaGCTTGAAACACTCAGTAACTCACTTACATAATGTCCAGACACGTCTCCAGTAGTTTCCAACGAGCAACAGGAAGTCAGTTAGTGAGATTCTACCCAGCATGCCTTGTGTTTGCTCACATTTGGGGCCAAGCAATGCTTTAATCACAGGCAGCAGGAACCGATCAGGCTGAATAGGTGAGGGCAGCTGGACTTTGGCCCacaggacgaggaggaggaaaacTGCAGAAAGCGTATTAGCCGACAACCCCCAAAAAGTGTGTATAATACAAAGTTACAGTGTTTGCATCAACAACCAAACCCCACTGCCCTTTCGCAATAAAAATAGTGAATTATATGAACAAATCTAAAGACCTGAAATTCACCCGAGAGCAAACTTTCATTTAATACT
This genomic window contains:
- the sec24d gene encoding protein transport protein Sec24D, coding for MSQQGYVAAPPYSQAQPGMGGYQGGFGTGPAQPLYGYYGGPPQAFTAPPTGMMKLPVSSAAGMPPPPESSQYNPNVHQNGAHHQRYPAPPAVSASYGQPLQSQYNSMASSAPPPTQQLTNQMSAMNFGNYASGPMQSPPPVSSVAQQPFQTPPPSAMGQPQMPPGAQSPHMSPQMSPPQLQPGNMQMAGQPMTGPPMSGPLMSGQPMTVPPMTGMGRPFPGPPACQPGYPQQAGQFGGNMAGPQPGMPGGQFGGNMAGPQPGMPGAFPGAPGGLAGPPQKKLDPDSIPSITQVIEDDQGKQGGKVYKTNLRGQVPPLVTTDFTIEDQGNASPRFIRCTTYSLPCTADLAKQCQVPLASIIKPFASLQKNETPLYVVNHGETGPIRCNRCKAYMCPYMQFIDGGRRYQCGFCNCVNEVPVFYFQHLDHMGQRMDIYERPELSLGSYEFVATMDYCKNNKPPNPPAYIFMIDVSYNNIKSGLVKLICDELKNLLENLPSEEGMESSAIKVGFVTYNKVLHFYNVKSALAQPQMMVVSDTAEMFVPLLDGFLVNYQDSRAVIYNLLDQIPDMFADTNESETVFVPVIQAGVEAFKAAECSGKLFIFHSSMPSAEAPGKLKNRDDKKLVNTEKEKTLFQPQKGVYEQLSKDCVAQGCCVDLFLFPSQYMDIATMADVPSHTGGSVYKYNNFQVETDGEHFLRDLRKDVQKSIGFDAIMRVRTSTGFRATEFFGAIHMNNTTDVEMAAVDCDKAITVEFKHDDALSEETGALMQCALLYTTINGQRRLRIHNLSLNCSLQLSELFKSCETDSLVNFFSKSACRAILNQPLKNVREILVNQTAHMLACYRKNCASPSAASQLILPDAMKVFPVYINSLMKTAPLVGSTELSTDDRAHQRLAIMGMGVEDTQLLLYPRLTPLHNMDVSSEALPAPVRCSEERLSDSGMFLLENGHSMFLWLGQASPPDLIQNIFNLPSLAHLQGNMCALPELDNPLSIKVRSIISGLIEKRANSMKLQIVRQKDKPEMLFRQFLVEDKGLHGGASYMDFLCYVHREIRQLLT